One segment of Eschrichtius robustus isolate mEscRob2 chromosome 3, mEscRob2.pri, whole genome shotgun sequence DNA contains the following:
- the PIGR gene encoding polymeric immunoglobulin receptor, which produces MSLLFFACLLAVFPVVSMKSPVFGPQEVSSVEGSSVSIKCYYPATSVNRHTRKYWCRQGARGRCTTLISSEGYVSKDYEGRANLTNFPESGTFVTNISHLTRNDSGLYKCGLGISSRGLSFDVSLEVSQVPGQINGGHVYTADLGRTVTINCPFKAVNSEKRKSLCKKTGQDCMLVIDSTGYVSPSYSNRVRLSIQGTSQLVFSVVINRIQLSDAGMYVCQAGDDASADKSNADLQVLKPETELIYGDLRGSVTFDCALGPEMAKEAKFLCRLKNGEACNVIINTLGKKAQDFEGRILLTPKDNGFFSVHVTSLRKEDAGLYLCGANSDGEPQEGWPTQAWQLFVNEETAIPPSRSVVKGVVGSSVAVSCAYNPKETDSLKYWCRWEETQNGRCPQLVQSEGLVKEQYEGRLALYEEPGNGTYTVILNQLTPQDAGFYWCLTNGDTRWRSMVELKIVEGEPSLKVPKNVKAWLGETLKVSCHFPCKYYSYEKYWCKWSNRGCRALPSQDEGPSQAFVNCDQKSQIVSLNLNSVTSEDEGWYWCGVKEGHQYGETVAVYVAVEKRVKGSQDASGVNAAPGEEAIEPRARETENKVLLGPSLFAEERAGKDTEDRAGRSGASADPGSSAGQGGGSKALVSTLVPLALVLAAGAVAIGVVRARHRKNVDRISIRSYRTDISMSDFENSRDFGAHDNMGASPDTQETTLEGKDEFATTTEDAMEKEEPKKAKRSSKEEADMAYTAFLLQTNNMAAATQDGPGEA; this is translated from the exons ATGTCGCTCCTCTTCTTCGCCTGCCTGCTGGCTGTCTTCCCAG TGGTCTCCATGAAGAGTCCCGTATTCGGTccccaggaggtgagcagcgtGGAAGGCAGCTCCGTGTCCATCAAGTGCTACTACCCGGCCACCTCCGTCAACCGGCATACCCGGAAGTACTGGTGCCGGCAGGGAGCCAGGGGCCGCTGCACTACCCTCATCTCCTCAGAGGGCTACGTCTCCAAGGACTATGAGGGCAGGGCCAACCTCACCAACTTCCCAGAGAGCGGCACATTTGTGACGAACATCAGCCATCTCACTCGGAATGACTCGGGGCTCTACAAGTGTGGTCTGGGCATTAGCAGCCGAGGCCTGTCCTTTGATGTGAGCCTGGAAGTCAGTCAAG TTCCTGGGCAGATAAATGGCGGCCACGTCTACACAGCAGACCTGGGCAGAACAGTGACCATCAACTGCCCTTTCAAGGCTGTGAATTCTGAGAAGAGGAAATCTTTGTGCAAGAAGACAGGCCAGGACTGCATGCTAGTCATCGACTCCACTGGGTATGTGAGCCCCAGCTACAGCAACAGAGTACGTCTCTCTATTCAGGGTACCAGCCAATTAGTTTTTAGCGTTGTCATCAACCGAATCCAGCTCAGCGATGCTGGGATGTATGTCTGCCAGGCTGGGGACGATGCCAGCGCCGATAAGAGCAATGCTGACCTCCAAGTGCTGAAGCCTGAGACTGAGCTGATTTATGGAGACCTGAGGGGCTCGGTGACCTTTGACTGTGCCCTGGGCCCCGAGATGGCAAAAGAGGCCAAATTTCTGTGCCGGCTAAAAAATGGGGAAGCTTGCAATGTGATCATCAACACGCTGGGGAAGAAGGCTCAGGACTTTGAGGGCAGGATCCTGTTGACTCCCAAGGATAATGGTTTCTTCAGTGTGCACGTCACCAGCCTGAGGAAAGAGGATGCGGGGCTCTACCTGTGTGGAGCCAACTCTGATGGTGAGCCTCAGGAAGGCTGGCCCACCCAGGCTTGGCAACTCTTCGTCAATGAAG AGACCGCGATTCCCCCAAGTCGGTCTGTGGTGAAAGGAGTGGTGGGAAGCTCCGTGGCCGTGTCCTGCGCCTACAACCCGAAGGAAACAGACAGCCTGAAGTACTGGTGTCGCTGGGAAGAGACTCAAAATGGCCGCTGCCCGCAGCTGGTGCAGAGCGAGGGGCTGGTCAAGGAGCAGTACGAGGGCAGGCTCGCACTGTACGAGGAGCCAGGCAATGGCACCTACACCGTCATCCTCAACCAGCTCACCCCCCAGGACGCCGGCTTCTACTGGTGTTTGACCAACGGCGATACTCGCTGGAGGTCCATGGTGGAGCTCAAGATTGTAGAAG GAGAACCAAGCCTCAAGGTACCCAAGAATGTCAAGGCTTGGCTGGGAGAGACCCTCAAGGTCTCCTGCCACTTCCCCTGCAAATACTACTCCTACGAGAAGTACTGGTGTAAGTGGAGCAACAGAGGCTGCAGGGCCCTGCCCAGCCAGGACGAAGGCCCCAGCCAGGCCTTTGTGAACTGCGACCAGAAGAGCCAGATCGTCTCCCTGAACCTGAACTCCGTCACCAGCGAGGACGAAGGCTGGTACTGGTGCGGAGTGAAGGAGGGCCACCAATACGGAGAGACCGTGGCTGTCTATGTGGCGGTAGAGAAGAGGGTGAAGG GATCCCAAGATGCCAGTGGAGTGAATGCTGCTCCTGGTGAGGAGGCGATAGAGCCGAGGGCCAGGGAGACTGAGAACAAAGTCCTTCTGGGTCCCAGCCTTTTTGCAGAGGAAAGAGCAGGGAAGGATACTGAAGATCGAGCTGGTAGGAGCGGAGCGTCCGCAGATCCCGGCAG ctctgcaGGACAAGGTGGGGGCTCCAAAGCGCTGGTCTCCACCCTGGTGCCCCTGGCCCTGGTGCTGGCTGCAGGGGCCGTGGCGATTGGGGTGGTCAGAGCCCGACACAGGAAGAATGTCG ACCGGATTTCAATCAGAAGCTACAGGACAGACATTAGCATGTCAGACTTCGAGAACTCCAGGGATTTTGGAGCCCATGACAACATGGGAGCCTCTCCAGACACTCAGGAGACAACTCTCGAAGGAAAAGACG AGTTCGCCACCACTACCGAGGATGCCATGGAGAAGGAAGAACCCAAGAAGGCGAAAAGG TCATCCAAGGAGGAAGCCGACATGGCCTACACCGCCTTCCTGCTCCAGACCAACAACATGGCCGCTGCCACCCAGGACGGCCCCGGAGAAGCCTAG